In Armatimonadota bacterium, one DNA window encodes the following:
- the serC gene encoding 3-phosphoserine/phosphohydroxythreonine transaminase: MPQSYERVFNFSAGPGVLPVEVMEQARDDMLNWQGSGMGVMEMSHRGKWFRGIAERAESDLRELMSIPAGYRILFLQGGASQQFSLVPMNLMRGGETATYAVTGAWGKKAVSAAKMVADVSTAFDGAETKYDRTPDLASLDRPTNESYFHLTLNETIQGVDYLSDPEIEGTVVCDMSSNIISRKMDVSKYDLIYAGAQKNCGPAGVTIVILKDELLERMNTDLPPMFSYREQVESGYMHNTPPCWAIYICGLVYRHWLDHGGIEAVEKRNETKASVLYSAIDGSDGFYRGHAVKQSRSRMNVPFVLTDADLTDGFLAEAADHGFVEMKGHRSVGGCRASIYNAFPPEGVDALTAFMADFRQRHG; this comes from the coding sequence ATGCCACAGTCGTACGAGCGTGTGTTCAACTTCTCAGCCGGACCAGGTGTCTTACCTGTCGAGGTGATGGAGCAGGCCCGCGACGACATGCTCAACTGGCAGGGCTCCGGCATGGGCGTGATGGAGATGAGCCACCGGGGAAAGTGGTTTCGCGGGATCGCCGAGCGGGCAGAGTCGGACCTTCGAGAGCTAATGTCGATTCCGGCGGGCTATCGCATCCTCTTCTTGCAGGGGGGAGCGAGCCAACAGTTCTCGCTCGTGCCGATGAACCTGATGCGCGGGGGCGAGACCGCGACGTACGCGGTGACGGGCGCGTGGGGGAAGAAGGCGGTCTCGGCGGCAAAGATGGTTGCAGACGTCAGCACGGCGTTCGACGGCGCGGAGACCAAGTACGACCGCACGCCGGACCTCGCAAGCCTCGATCGACCGACGAACGAATCGTATTTTCACCTGACGCTGAACGAGACGATTCAGGGGGTCGACTACCTCAGCGATCCTGAAATCGAAGGGACCGTCGTGTGCGACATGTCGTCGAACATCATCAGCCGCAAGATGGACGTGTCCAAGTACGACCTCATCTACGCAGGCGCGCAGAAGAACTGCGGCCCCGCCGGGGTCACGATCGTGATCCTGAAAGACGAGCTGCTGGAGCGGATGAACACCGACCTGCCGCCTATGTTCAGCTACCGCGAGCAGGTCGAAAGCGGATACATGCACAACACGCCGCCCTGCTGGGCGATCTACATCTGCGGCCTCGTATACCGCCACTGGCTCGACCACGGGGGGATCGAGGCTGTCGAGAAGAGGAATGAAACGAAGGCGTCGGTGCTGTACTCGGCGATCGACGGCTCGGACGGCTTCTATCGGGGCCACGCGGTCAAGCAGTCGCGCTCTCGAATGAACGTTCCTTTTGTGCTGACCGATGCTGACCTAACGGATGGATTCCTCGCCGAAGCGGCCGACCACGGGTTTGTCGAGATGAAAGGGCACCGCTCGGTCGGCGGCTGCCGAGCCAGCATCTACAACGCGTTTCCGCCTGAGGGCGTCGATGCGCTGACCGCGTTCATGGCTGATTTTCGGCAGCGACACGGCTAG
- a CDS encoding ChaN family lipoprotein, which produces MIALLAAAVLQDDPYTLDIGAPGTVEVRSGYTRTATGQAATPDDIAAAADGLQYVFVGESHDQLAHHLAQTAIIDALLKRGRDVIVGFEMFTRDNQRNLAPWSVGYWSQDQFIEKSGWETQWGFDYKLYAPIFDAIRIHRLPMVALNVPREWVRSVGREGPGALNSEQREWVPDLFLEDETHRAIFASMMGGHPVTGTQGENIYAAMVTWDEGMARSAIDYMDTRHNRNAVMVVVAGSGHMMYDRGINYRIKLRSGAESLNITCITASETRSVSRGLADFVFVSEAE; this is translated from the coding sequence GTGATCGCTCTACTGGCCGCCGCCGTTCTTCAAGACGACCCGTACACCCTCGACATCGGTGCCCCTGGGACTGTGGAAGTCCGGTCGGGCTACACTCGGACGGCTACTGGCCAAGCAGCGACTCCCGATGACATCGCCGCAGCCGCCGACGGGCTGCAGTACGTGTTCGTCGGCGAGAGCCACGACCAGCTTGCCCACCATCTGGCACAGACCGCCATCATCGACGCGCTTCTGAAGCGTGGCCGGGATGTGATCGTCGGTTTCGAGATGTTCACGCGGGACAATCAGCGCAACCTCGCGCCCTGGTCCGTCGGGTACTGGTCGCAAGATCAGTTCATCGAGAAGTCCGGCTGGGAAACTCAGTGGGGATTCGACTACAAGCTGTACGCGCCGATCTTCGACGCGATCCGGATCCATCGTCTGCCGATGGTCGCGCTGAACGTCCCCCGCGAATGGGTGCGCTCGGTCGGCCGAGAGGGGCCGGGAGCGCTGAACAGCGAGCAGCGCGAATGGGTGCCCGACCTGTTCCTGGAAGACGAGACCCACCGGGCGATCTTCGCCTCGATGATGGGCGGCCACCCGGTCACAGGCACGCAGGGCGAGAATATATACGCGGCTATGGTCACCTGGGACGAGGGGATGGCCCGCAGCGCCATAGACTACATGGACACAAGGCACAACAGGAACGCCGTGATGGTTGTAGTCGCTGGCTCGGGCCACATGATGTACGACCGGGGCATCAACTACAGGATCAAGCTTAGATCCGGCGCGGAATCGCTGAACATCACCTGCATCACGGCTTCCGAAACCCGATCCGTCAGCCGAGGCCTGGCAGATTTCGTATTCGTCTCCGAAGCTGAGTAG
- the rpsU gene encoding 30S ribosomal protein S21 — MIQITVGQNESIDQALKRFNMKLQQSGLLREVKEHTYYEKPSVKRRRRQRRRLHRT, encoded by the coding sequence TTGATTCAGATCACAGTTGGCCAAAACGAATCCATTGACCAGGCCCTGAAGCGCTTCAACATGAAGCTGCAGCAGAGCGGGCTGCTTCGTGAGGTCAAGGAGCATACGTACTACGAGAAGCCGAGCGTCAAGAGACGGCGGCGGCAGCGCCGACGCCTGCACCGAACGTAG
- a CDS encoding HDIG domain-containing protein, which produces MADFKLRSLWQFDRLDPKRYRWQLYRVFSRGLGAVLMGLVLAMHLVWPDDMLKVAGAIGASLLAGLLIRFHLRQAPPRAVTPRVAERLLWTTGMIGLLGVQLVLQLRGQEFGPQSLLLLAPIAAQAMLSSALLGAAASLIGVTVTVVLLGSFGALAPELLAMTWFAGAVGAHTVSPLKRRSDLFRALSVQIVAHIILGGVAAVAIAGGLASTILTLGWAALAAIIALSVFWFGVALLERAFGIVSDWTLLELCSPENHLIRELNLKAPGTYAHSVGVGNLAETAAREIGANAILCRAMAYYHDIGKLTRPSYFVENQGDENVHDEMAPTLSAKVISAHVSDGVEMARKAKLPSSIIEGIQQHHGTSLISYFYHRAVEQSDGEAVLEENFRYDGPKPRTKEAAILHLADMVEAASRAVRGRAQLEKVVNSLIDASRADGQLDESDLSFQELRTITESFNRALGALRHERIAYPGQDSDEPGEEESDIDQERIIKAIEA; this is translated from the coding sequence ATGGCAGACTTCAAACTCCGCAGCCTTTGGCAATTCGACCGCTTGGACCCCAAGAGGTACCGGTGGCAGCTGTACCGAGTCTTTTCTCGCGGCCTGGGCGCCGTTCTCATGGGGCTCGTCTTGGCGATGCATCTCGTCTGGCCGGACGACATGCTCAAAGTCGCCGGGGCTATTGGCGCCAGCCTGCTCGCTGGCCTGCTGATCCGGTTTCACCTTCGCCAAGCGCCGCCTCGAGCCGTGACTCCGCGCGTCGCAGAACGCCTGCTCTGGACGACGGGCATGATCGGATTGCTCGGCGTCCAGCTCGTTCTCCAGCTCCGAGGCCAGGAGTTCGGCCCGCAAAGCCTCCTCCTGCTCGCGCCGATCGCCGCGCAAGCCATGCTCAGTTCGGCGCTTCTCGGCGCTGCCGCGAGCCTGATCGGAGTAACGGTAACCGTGGTGCTACTGGGATCGTTTGGCGCACTCGCCCCTGAACTGCTGGCTATGACGTGGTTCGCCGGCGCCGTCGGCGCGCACACGGTCAGCCCCCTCAAGCGACGCAGCGATCTGTTCCGGGCGCTCTCAGTACAGATCGTGGCCCACATCATCCTCGGCGGCGTCGCAGCCGTAGCCATAGCCGGCGGTCTGGCCAGCACCATCCTGACCCTTGGCTGGGCCGCGCTTGCGGCGATTATCGCGCTCAGCGTGTTCTGGTTCGGCGTCGCACTTCTCGAGCGGGCATTCGGCATCGTCTCGGACTGGACCCTGCTGGAGCTTTGCAGCCCTGAAAACCACCTCATCCGAGAGCTCAACCTCAAAGCCCCAGGAACGTACGCCCACTCTGTCGGAGTCGGCAACCTGGCAGAGACGGCCGCAAGGGAGATCGGCGCAAATGCGATTCTCTGCCGGGCGATGGCGTACTACCACGATATCGGCAAGCTCACCCGGCCAAGCTATTTTGTCGAAAACCAAGGCGACGAAAACGTCCACGACGAAATGGCGCCGACGCTGAGCGCCAAAGTGATCTCCGCGCACGTATCGGACGGAGTTGAAATGGCGAGAAAGGCGAAGCTCCCGAGCAGCATCATCGAAGGCATCCAGCAGCACCACGGCACGAGCCTGATTTCGTACTTTTATCATCGAGCGGTCGAGCAGAGCGACGGCGAGGCTGTGCTGGAAGAGAACTTTCGATACGACGGGCCAAAGCCGCGCACGAAGGAAGCAGCGATTCTGCACCTGGCTGACATGGTCGAGGCAGCCAGCCGCGCCGTACGAGGAAGGGCGCAGCTTGAGAAAGTCGTGAACAGCCTCATCGACGCGAGCCGAGCGGACGGTCAACTCGATGAGTCCGACCTATCGTTTCAAGAGCTGCGAACGATCACTGAATCGTTCAACCGTGCGCTCGGCGCGCTGAGGCATGAGAGAATCGCGTATCCTGGGCAGGACAGTGACGAGCCCGGCGAAGAAGAATCGGATATCGATCAAGAACGAATCATCAAGGCAATTGAAGCTTGA
- the ybeY gene encoding rRNA maturation RNase YbeY gives MKLEPIRDAMLTLLTEYDVQASEVSVLITSDDELQRLNRSFRNLDETTDVLSFPAPHAVSGQLGDIAISIEFAEAGALQRGVDCECEIAMLAIHGGMHLLGFDDSTDEERADMLARMNEIANKVGLPTDSEWSSLPHGGSA, from the coding sequence TTGAAGCTTGAGCCCATACGTGACGCGATGCTGACGCTCTTGACCGAATACGATGTGCAAGCTTCGGAAGTATCCGTGCTGATCACAAGCGATGACGAGCTGCAACGCCTGAACCGCAGCTTCCGGAACCTCGACGAGACGACCGACGTTCTCTCTTTCCCTGCTCCTCACGCGGTATCAGGACAGCTCGGCGACATTGCGATATCAATCGAATTTGCCGAGGCGGGCGCTCTCCAGCGCGGAGTCGACTGCGAGTGCGAAATCGCGATGCTCGCGATTCACGGCGGTATGCACCTGCTCGGATTCGATGACTCCACCGACGAAGAGCGAGCGGATATGCTGGCGCGGATGAACGAGATCGCCAACAAGGTTGGCCTCCCGACCGACTCGGAGTGGTCTTCGCTGCCGCACGGAGGGAGCGCGTAG
- a CDS encoding diacylglycerol kinase, whose protein sequence is MASKGDVSPFRAAFHGIIHTFRTQRHMRVHLYITMTVVLGALLLDLHVREILVLMFMITFVLVAEMFNSAIEAVIDLVSPNYHPLAKFAKDISAGAVLITTIMAIVVGTLIAVGDVQWERIRISLTSHDLGTPVIVRLIMGAVIVLLVVVVGKGLGKHGQILRGGIVSGHAAIGFFFATAMFFLTDNILVTAIGLGLASLVAQSRWEAKFHSVFELTLGATVGIILGVLLFGVMPK, encoded by the coding sequence GTGGCATCTAAGGGAGACGTCAGCCCGTTCCGAGCCGCGTTCCACGGAATCATCCATACGTTCCGCACCCAGCGGCATATGCGTGTGCACCTCTACATCACGATGACCGTCGTGCTCGGGGCGCTGCTGCTGGACCTGCACGTTCGCGAAATCCTCGTGTTGATGTTCATGATCACGTTCGTCTTGGTCGCGGAGATGTTCAACAGTGCGATCGAGGCTGTCATCGATCTCGTTTCTCCCAACTATCACCCACTGGCCAAGTTTGCCAAGGACATCTCTGCGGGCGCCGTGTTGATTACCACGATCATGGCCATCGTCGTGGGAACGCTGATCGCGGTAGGCGATGTCCAGTGGGAGCGAATCCGCATCAGTTTGACGTCCCACGACTTGGGAACGCCAGTAATCGTACGGCTCATCATGGGTGCGGTCATCGTGTTGCTGGTCGTGGTCGTTGGCAAGGGGCTTGGGAAGCACGGGCAGATCCTCAGAGGAGGCATTGTTAGCGGCCACGCCGCCATCGGGTTCTTCTTTGCGACCGCGATGTTCTTCCTGACAGACAACATTCTAGTCACCGCGATCGGCCTCGGGCTGGCGTCTCTCGTAGCGCAAAGCCGGTGGGAGGCGAAGTTCCACTCCGTATTCGAACTGACGCTCGGTGCAACCGTGGGGATCATCCTCGGCGTACTACTATTCGGAGTGATGCCAAAGTGA
- a CDS encoding HlyC/CorC family transporter, translating to MTRNADMEIPPKRLRRRIANRENRGAIIAGLAPTTVGLAAAASFIAAAEVSVGTGLGISALLLLTIALNGVFVAGNTAIDLLRPSHARAISDDSTEDRKTLLDLIDRKPTFVAACFLGSLTMRAWMVALTVVPSQGVVGWLASEGSDLNRWIAEGESARAPLVLVLTLLVLLLPVAAVNVVFGELVPKSYAVAHPISTSLRLYRVVCVFNNLFSIPIRAAVVLGGLFTKRFGAIATFAVANPTEHEIKDLLEEAEESGEIEEEEREMVASVFEFGDTTVREVMTPRVDLKTAPVEANLTDIAKLVEETGHSRIPVYDGTDDVILGVIHAKDVLSAIVHGRSETPVRELMRPPVFVPESKSLHDLLQEMRQGKTQMVIVQDEHSGTAGIVTIEDIVEEVMGEIVDEYDEDLPQIVAHEGGFSSDGMVELDNVNEAVGSEFESEEFDTIGGYVFGLFGRLPKVGDTVASGGYEFTVTESDKKRILRLSIRTVSDRSSAER from the coding sequence GTGACGCGCAACGCTGACATGGAAATCCCTCCTAAACGTCTAAGGCGACGTATCGCGAACAGGGAGAATCGGGGCGCGATCATCGCCGGGCTGGCGCCGACCACGGTCGGTCTTGCGGCCGCTGCCAGCTTCATTGCAGCAGCCGAGGTCTCCGTTGGCACGGGGCTTGGCATCTCGGCATTGCTGTTGCTTACAATCGCTCTGAACGGCGTATTCGTAGCCGGAAACACAGCGATCGATCTCTTGAGGCCGTCCCATGCGAGAGCGATCAGCGACGACTCGACCGAAGATCGCAAGACGCTGCTCGACCTGATCGACAGAAAGCCCACGTTCGTCGCAGCGTGCTTCTTGGGCTCGTTGACGATGCGCGCGTGGATGGTTGCACTGACGGTCGTTCCGAGCCAAGGTGTTGTCGGCTGGCTGGCCAGTGAAGGGAGCGACCTGAACCGGTGGATCGCCGAAGGTGAGAGCGCTCGGGCTCCGCTCGTCTTGGTTCTGACTTTGCTCGTGCTGCTCCTCCCAGTCGCCGCCGTCAACGTAGTGTTCGGCGAGCTGGTTCCAAAGAGCTACGCTGTCGCGCATCCGATTTCAACTTCGCTAAGGCTGTACCGGGTTGTGTGCGTTTTCAACAACCTGTTCTCGATTCCGATTCGGGCTGCGGTCGTGCTCGGCGGACTGTTCACCAAACGGTTTGGAGCCATCGCTACGTTCGCCGTTGCCAACCCGACAGAACACGAAATCAAGGACTTGCTGGAGGAAGCGGAGGAGAGCGGCGAGATTGAGGAAGAGGAGCGCGAAATGGTTGCGTCCGTCTTCGAGTTCGGAGACACGACCGTGCGCGAAGTCATGACGCCGCGCGTAGATCTGAAGACGGCTCCCGTCGAGGCCAACCTTACAGACATCGCCAAGCTGGTAGAAGAGACCGGCCACTCGCGAATACCCGTGTACGACGGTACCGACGACGTGATTCTCGGCGTGATCCACGCCAAGGACGTTCTGAGCGCGATCGTACACGGCAGGAGTGAGACGCCTGTCAGAGAGTTGATGCGCCCGCCCGTCTTCGTGCCTGAGAGCAAGAGCCTCCACGATCTGCTGCAAGAGATGCGGCAAGGAAAGACGCAAATGGTGATCGTGCAAGACGAGCACAGCGGCACGGCTGGCATCGTCACGATTGAAGATATCGTGGAGGAGGTGATGGGTGAGATCGTCGACGAGTACGACGAGGACCTGCCGCAAATCGTCGCCCACGAGGGCGGGTTCTCTTCCGACGGCATGGTGGAGCTGGACAACGTAAACGAGGCGGTCGGCTCCGAGTTCGAAAGCGAGGAATTTGACACCATTGGCGGGTACGTATTTGGGCTGTTCGGTCGCCTGCCGAAGGTTGGGGATACAGTGGCGTCAGGCGGCTATGAGTTCACGGTTACCGAATCCGACAAGAAGCGGATACTGAGGCTCTCGATCCGGACCGTCTCCGACCGGTCGTCGGCTGAACGGTAA
- a CDS encoding lysophospholipid acyltransferase family protein, with translation MKQFWRSIRRYILPPIGYFLARAVGVTLRIEVRGADHFDKVSGGKILAGWHGSTFVAANYFKGQGVWTIISKSRDGDMQDKIFRRFGFKTVRGSSGKGGARAVVESIRVLKSGETMAFTPDGPRGPKGVVQPGIMLMAKRSGAALVPVGISADRRWLAPTWDSYMVPKPFARCVIQFGEPIYVPRSGNDHEVEQLRLKLEADICRNQAEAEASMGHGKPEAGDDA, from the coding sequence GTGAAGCAGTTCTGGCGAAGCATCAGGCGGTACATCCTTCCCCCGATCGGCTATTTCCTCGCAAGGGCAGTGGGGGTGACGTTGAGGATTGAAGTTCGCGGAGCGGATCACTTCGACAAGGTATCAGGAGGAAAGATTCTGGCTGGCTGGCACGGAAGCACGTTCGTGGCGGCGAACTACTTCAAGGGTCAAGGGGTTTGGACGATCATCAGCAAGTCTCGCGACGGAGACATGCAGGACAAGATCTTTCGCCGGTTCGGCTTTAAGACGGTTCGCGGGTCGTCAGGCAAAGGCGGGGCAAGAGCCGTCGTCGAATCGATTCGCGTTCTAAAGAGCGGTGAGACGATGGCGTTCACCCCGGACGGCCCGCGGGGCCCGAAGGGAGTTGTTCAGCCAGGAATCATGCTGATGGCAAAGAGGTCCGGCGCTGCCCTTGTCCCCGTTGGCATCTCGGCTGATCGCCGGTGGCTTGCGCCGACCTGGGATTCGTACATGGTCCCAAAGCCCTTCGCAAGGTGCGTCATTCAGTTTGGAGAGCCGATCTACGTGCCGAGATCGGGGAACGACCATGAGGTGGAGCAGTTGCGCCTGAAGCTGGAAGCCGACATTTGCCGAAATCAGGCTGAGGCCGAGGCCAGTATGGGGCATGGCAAGCCTGAGGCTGGCGACGACGCCTAA
- a CDS encoding rhomboid family intramembrane serine protease, giving the protein MQPFYPGYIEALGFDPFHPTLVTAFACLFVHQNVLHLLGNMVFLAAVGPMVEAKTGAMRLFAAFIAGGLAGVGGHWLLAVATGVGSPLIGASGAIAGVVGYSSVRFFSRKVPIAPRVNVSVAVVAIVWVALQALGAVFNVGQTGGPSYWAHLFGFLGGLLIALIMRAPHEERLEHGREVLDEMSSRSPAAGLAAANKHLAEHPNDLKAMWDRADALGSMDDKEGEVEAVVELLRAAPAAERPEVIRRLAECGGLGRISSVERMKMADEAQIDRALREALLRSVVEEHKDDPQRPHALLAMAQLDSDDADRWLKELNDLYGLHDAAQAARDQGMLQ; this is encoded by the coding sequence TTGCAGCCGTTCTATCCGGGGTACATAGAGGCACTCGGATTCGACCCGTTTCATCCGACGCTGGTCACTGCCTTTGCATGCCTGTTCGTCCACCAGAACGTGCTGCACCTGCTCGGCAACATGGTCTTTCTTGCGGCCGTCGGCCCGATGGTCGAGGCGAAGACCGGTGCAATGAGGCTCTTCGCCGCCTTCATCGCAGGCGGCCTAGCGGGTGTCGGTGGGCACTGGCTGCTCGCTGTGGCAACCGGAGTCGGAAGCCCGCTGATCGGCGCCAGCGGGGCGATCGCGGGAGTCGTCGGATACTCGTCCGTCCGGTTCTTCAGCCGAAAGGTGCCGATCGCACCGCGAGTAAACGTCTCGGTAGCAGTCGTCGCAATCGTTTGGGTCGCGCTGCAAGCCCTGGGTGCCGTTTTCAATGTCGGCCAGACCGGAGGGCCGTCGTATTGGGCCCATCTATTCGGCTTTCTCGGCGGGCTGTTGATCGCGCTCATCATGCGCGCGCCGCACGAGGAGCGGCTCGAGCACGGACGAGAGGTGCTAGACGAAATGAGCAGCCGGAGCCCCGCCGCTGGATTGGCGGCTGCGAACAAGCACCTTGCAGAGCACCCGAACGACCTGAAGGCGATGTGGGATCGCGCCGACGCCTTGGGCAGCATGGATGACAAGGAGGGCGAGGTGGAGGCGGTAGTCGAACTATTGCGGGCAGCGCCCGCAGCAGAGCGGCCCGAGGTTATCCGCCGTCTTGCAGAGTGCGGCGGTCTTGGCCGAATCTCCTCGGTCGAAAGGATGAAGATGGCCGACGAGGCACAGATAGACCGCGCATTGAGGGAAGCGTTGCTCAGGAGCGTTGTGGAAGAGCACAAGGACGACCCTCAAAGGCCGCACGCTCTGCTCGCCATGGCGCAGCTCGATTCAGATGACGCCGATCGCTGGCTGAAGGAACTGAACGATCTGTACGGCTTGCACGACGCGGCTCAAGCAGCTCGCGACCAGGGGATGCTGCAGTGA
- a CDS encoding YebC/PmpR family DNA-binding transcriptional regulator produces the protein MSGHSKWSTIKRQKGRKDVLRSKLFTRLAREIIVAAKIGGGDPSGNARLRVAIDKAKSESLPKENIERAIKRGTGEIEGEHYEEITYECVGPGGVGIMIDCFSENRNRTVSEIRHALSRNNGNLTENGSVSWQFKQVGQILVKKEGVDEDSLMLAAIDGGAEDVITDDEEFFVVVTAADTLHKCSSHLAEAGFTIDEANLTRIATNKSEPTDDELRKVVRLLEALEELDDVKDTHVNADIPEEIYQEA, from the coding sequence ATGTCCGGCCATAGCAAGTGGTCAACCATCAAGCGGCAGAAAGGTCGAAAGGACGTCCTTCGCAGCAAGCTGTTCACTCGTTTGGCGAGAGAGATCATCGTAGCTGCAAAAATCGGCGGCGGCGATCCGAGCGGCAACGCCCGCCTGCGCGTCGCGATCGACAAAGCGAAGTCGGAGTCGCTGCCGAAGGAGAACATCGAGCGCGCGATCAAGAGAGGGACGGGCGAGATCGAGGGTGAGCACTACGAAGAGATCACCTACGAGTGCGTCGGGCCTGGCGGGGTCGGGATCATGATCGACTGCTTCAGCGAAAACCGCAACCGCACGGTCAGCGAAATCCGACACGCGCTGAGCCGAAACAACGGAAACCTGACCGAGAACGGCTCGGTCTCCTGGCAGTTCAAGCAAGTCGGCCAGATTCTCGTGAAGAAGGAAGGAGTCGACGAAGATTCGCTCATGCTCGCGGCGATCGACGGCGGAGCGGAAGACGTTATCACCGACGACGAGGAGTTCTTCGTCGTCGTAACTGCGGCCGATACGTTGCACAAGTGCAGCTCCCATCTCGCGGAGGCCGGTTTCACGATCGATGAGGCCAACCTGACCCGCATCGCGACGAACAAATCTGAGCCGACCGATGACGAACTGAGAAAAGTCGTGAGGCTGCTGGAGGCTCTCGAGGAGCTTGATGACGTAAAGGACACGCATGTAAACGCCGACATCCCGGAAGAGATTTACCAAGAGGCATGA
- a CDS encoding cysteine--tRNA ligase — protein sequence MSEREFRLRDTMSGQVKPLKAIEPGHLRFYSCGPTVYGYAHIGNFRTFLNADLVVRTAEALGWKVTYVSNITDVGHLTEDDVADASGEDKMEKALKSKEGDQFANIWDLSEFYAEAFKHDWRRMNLREPAVRPKATQHMREQIKAIEELIATGHAYETPTGVYFDVSSFADYGKLSGNKEQDSLQVAVRDVVQDDNKKSPADFALWKKDDKHLMQWFSPWGWGFPGWHIECSVMAHMYLGETLDLHSGGEDLVFPHHECEIAQSESVGDKPFCNHWMHVRFLQVEGEKMSKSDGNFYTVRDMIDGKGADPLALRLALISVPYGKPLNFTMQTLRDAERNVEKFRAAEKKAKDGIESGTAGDDAIGDDLTRLYDEALDAMCDDLNTAVAIAKALEGAKAINSADVGSFSSGDARAALDFLDRINALLGIVRGDYGACCPPGEAEADDEPTVDGKTISEWIEERATAKANRDFEASDAVRDQLAAAGIELRDSPDGTTWVKKSTV from the coding sequence ATGAGCGAGCGCGAGTTCCGCCTGCGCGACACGATGTCGGGGCAGGTGAAGCCCCTGAAGGCCATCGAGCCAGGGCATTTGCGCTTCTACTCGTGCGGCCCGACAGTCTACGGCTACGCTCACATCGGCAACTTCCGCACCTTCCTCAACGCCGACCTGGTCGTTCGCACAGCCGAGGCGCTCGGCTGGAAGGTCACCTACGTCAGCAACATCACCGACGTCGGCCACCTGACCGAGGACGACGTGGCGGACGCTAGCGGCGAGGACAAGATGGAGAAGGCGCTCAAGTCCAAGGAAGGCGACCAGTTCGCCAATATCTGGGATCTCAGCGAGTTCTATGCGGAAGCCTTCAAGCACGACTGGAGGCGCATGAACCTGCGCGAGCCGGCGGTGCGCCCAAAGGCGACACAGCACATGCGCGAGCAGATCAAGGCGATCGAAGAGCTGATCGCCACAGGGCACGCCTACGAGACCCCGACCGGAGTGTACTTCGACGTCTCTTCTTTCGCCGACTACGGAAAGCTCAGCGGAAACAAGGAACAAGACAGCCTACAGGTCGCAGTTCGCGACGTCGTGCAGGACGACAACAAGAAGAGCCCCGCCGACTTCGCGCTGTGGAAGAAGGACGACAAGCACCTGATGCAGTGGTTCTCGCCGTGGGGCTGGGGCTTCCCCGGCTGGCACATCGAGTGCTCGGTGATGGCACACATGTACCTCGGCGAAACGCTGGACCTACACTCAGGAGGCGAGGACCTCGTCTTCCCGCACCACGAGTGCGAGATAGCGCAGAGCGAGAGCGTCGGCGACAAGCCGTTCTGCAACCACTGGATGCACGTGCGATTCCTGCAGGTGGAGGGCGAGAAGATGTCGAAGAGCGACGGCAACTTCTACACCGTGCGCGACATGATCGACGGCAAGGGCGCGGATCCGTTGGCTTTGCGGCTCGCCTTGATCTCTGTGCCGTACGGCAAGCCGCTGAACTTCACGATGCAGACGCTGCGCGACGCGGAGAGGAACGTGGAGAAGTTCCGAGCCGCCGAGAAGAAGGCTAAAGACGGGATCGAGTCCGGCACAGCGGGCGACGACGCGATCGGCGATGATCTGACGCGGCTGTACGACGAGGCGCTCGACGCCATGTGCGACGACCTCAACACTGCGGTCGCGATCGCCAAGGCGCTCGAAGGCGCGAAGGCGATCAACAGCGCGGATGTCGGCTCGTTTTCTAGCGGCGACGCGCGCGCTGCGCTCGATTTCCTCGACCGGATCAACGCCCTGCTGGGTATCGTGCGGGGCGATTACGGAGCCTGCTGCCCACCTGGTGAAGCCGAAGCGGACGACGAGCCGACCGTCGATGGCAAGACGATTAGCGAATGGATCGAAGAGCGCGCTACGGCGAAGGCGAACAGGGATTTCGAAGCTTCAGACGCGGTGCGCGACCAGCTCGCAGCGGCCGGGATTGAGCTACGCGACTCGCCCGACGGCACCACCTGGGTCAAGAAGTCAACGGTCTGA